DNA sequence from the Deinococcus roseus genome:
GAGAGCAGATCCCGCTTCCATCTCGCTGTCTGGGGCAGGTTGACCTTTGTGGCAGAAGGCGACCTGCTTCACTCTGGTGTTCCTTTCTTCAGGGGGGTGGCCCGGACCTTGCGGCTGCGAGGCCCCAGGTACTGGGCTTTGAATTCATCGGCGTCCCGCTGCCTGATCACAAAGCCAATGAACGTTGACGGCAGCTTGCCCGACTGTCTGGCCCGTGCGAGTTGGTGCCTGCTGATCCCCAGGTACTCCAGGGCTTCCTCGGTGGTGAGCAGCACTTCGTCTGAATTCAGCATCGTTGCTCCTTTCGCGCACCCATTGCGTGGTCGCTACCTCATTCTCCCGGAAAGTGCAACCCCTCCTGTTATCGCAGAATGGGAATTCCTCCGTGCAGGATGAGGGAAACTCGGACGGGCCTCCGATCCAAACCCCCCCTACCAACACAAACCGACATTTCCTGTTCGGATTTGCTTCAAGGCTCTCCCAAACGAGGAATAATTCATTTCAGTTGACCTGACTTGTCAAACGTTAAGTTACCCCTGAGCGGGTCAGCCGAGAGGATTCCGAGATGAGCAAACGCGCAAATGGAGAAGGCACGATCTACAAGCAACCCAATGGAAGTTGGAGGGGAGCCGTGACCCTGGGTCATGACGAGCACGGCAAGCAGATTCGCCGTTCCTACACGGGCAAGACCCAGGCTGAGGTGAAAGCCAAGCTGCAAGCTGCCCTGCGGGAACACCACGAAGGGACACTGGTCCAGCGCACCCCCACCACCGTTGCGGAGTTCATGCAGGAATGGCTCAGGCACAAGGAACGGACCGTGAGGCAGAAGACCCATCTGGAGTACCGTCAGGTGGTCAAGCTGCACATCACCTCCCACATCGGAGGGGTCAAGCTGATGAAGGTCACACCCCTCACCATTGAGCAGTTGCTCTCCCATCTCTCTGAGAACGGGGCATCCCCGCAACTCCTCAAGCGGGTGTATGAACTGCTCAGGCAAGCCTTCTACCAGGCCGTCAGCTGGGGGCTGCTGGGGAGTAACCCGACCCAGAAGGTGAAGCCCCCACGGGTGGAGGCCCGGACGCTCACCGTATGGTCGGGAAACGATGCGCGGACCTTCCTGGAGGCCATTCGGACCCATCGGCTGTACCCCCTGTTCTATTTGGCTTTGACCACCGGAATGCGTCGGGGTGAACTGCTGGGGCTGCACTGGGAGGATGTGGACCTGGAGGGTCAGGAACTGCTGGTGCGCTACAGTCTGGTGCAGTGTGGGCACGAGGTCCACCTGAATGCCCCAAAGACCCGAACCAGTTTCAGGCGCATCACTCTGTCGCCGGATACAGTTGAAGTCTTGCGGGAGCACAGGAAGAATCAGGCCGCTGACCAGAAGCTGGTGTTCCCGTCCACCCATGGAACCTACATGCTGCCCTCCAACGTGGTGAAGATCTTCGGGAAGCTGATCCAGCAGGCAGGGGTGCCCAGAATCCGGCTGCATGACCTGAGGCACACCTCGGCCAGCCTGCTGATTGCCAGCAAGGTTCCGGTGAAGGTGGTGAGTGAACGGCTGGGGCACACGGATGCCAGCCTGACGCTGAAGGTGTACACCCATGTGTACGAGGAGCAACGCAGGGAAGCCGCCCTGCCGATGACCGCTCTGCTGGGCTCAGGCCAGCTGAACTGAACACTCACAGGTGATGACCCTGTTGACCCTGCCCGAGTGAAACCCTGTGCCAGTGGGTGGATTTGGGCAGGGTCGTTTGTTGGGGTGCTTTCCCTGCTGCCCCTGTGGAATTGCGGGCTACCTCGGGGCTACCCTCTGAACCTGAGCCCTTGGGATTCCTCAGCCGGGATGATGTTGCCCTGGTGAATTCTGAGGGCTACGGACGGGCTGCCCTGTTCCCCTGCAATCT
Encoded proteins:
- a CDS encoding helix-turn-helix domain-containing protein, with the translated sequence MLNSDEVLLTTEEALEYLGISRHQLARARQSGKLPSTFIGFVIRQRDADEFKAQYLGPRSRKVRATPLKKGTPE
- a CDS encoding tyrosine-type recombinase/integrase, giving the protein MSKRANGEGTIYKQPNGSWRGAVTLGHDEHGKQIRRSYTGKTQAEVKAKLQAALREHHEGTLVQRTPTTVAEFMQEWLRHKERTVRQKTHLEYRQVVKLHITSHIGGVKLMKVTPLTIEQLLSHLSENGASPQLLKRVYELLRQAFYQAVSWGLLGSNPTQKVKPPRVEARTLTVWSGNDARTFLEAIRTHRLYPLFYLALTTGMRRGELLGLHWEDVDLEGQELLVRYSLVQCGHEVHLNAPKTRTSFRRITLSPDTVEVLREHRKNQAADQKLVFPSTHGTYMLPSNVVKIFGKLIQQAGVPRIRLHDLRHTSASLLIASKVPVKVVSERLGHTDASLTLKVYTHVYEEQRREAALPMTALLGSGQLN